Part of the Nicotiana tabacum cultivar K326 chromosome 20, ASM71507v2, whole genome shotgun sequence genome, TTGAGTAATTAGCTTAGTTtggtaaaatatttagtttgagagtaatttaagatttaattcaatttaaaaagggaaaagaaaagtgattaaaagaattgaaaagaGCCAAATAAAGAGGCTGTGATTTGGGCTAATTTGGTAGGCCCAAACGATTTTGTTTCTCCATACCCGTTCAGCCCAAGCCCAAGCCCGCTATTTTGGTCTCCATATACACACGAACCCCCATATCATTCCTAATCTTCATTGGGGGACAATTGTCGTTCACCATGTATTTgttttctacaattttttttGAAGTATTAATCGATAGCTGTTCTGCAATTGTAGAAATCAGAATACTGTAGATTGCATTCTCATCTACCACAATGGCATCAACTTCAAAATCTCTAAATCTGCCATAgttatcccaattcccattcaattgtagcatgATTGCGATTTTAGACATGATTGCGTGTTGTTGCTGATGTATTATTCTAAATTTTTTCGTTTTATTGGATTTCTAGATTgagaaaaaagaaagatgaagaaCAGATATATGATCGCCAATTTGATTTCTGAAAACGACAAAGAACAGAATATAGCAATGTTGAGTTGTTTTATCTCGAAGATTTGAATTCTACAATTTGAATTCAGTTTGTTGAAGTTGTTCGTAGTTTGTTGAAGCTGTtcatacttttttttaaaaaaaaatttgaattgtagtttaagAGTAAATTACGCAAATGCGAAATCTCCTTTCCGTTTCAAAACTTGAATTTAATGTAGAATCAATCAATCCCAAGATTCTTTCCTGATTTTTCGCTCGTTATTAAGGGAAGATTTTGCCCTATTAATTCCTAATAAACGAATGGTACAGAAGTTGTAGGAAAAATATGGACTAGACGGGTAATTTAGATACTATGCACATATTtgataataaagtttcatatatggtataggaagAAAAAAATCCCTAGTTTCTGCCGAATGGCTAGTAATGTATTTTGCTCTTTTCAGATTAGGCGTCGTCATACTGAGAAGACCCAATTAATTTCCTTCATGTTTGCTTATTGTAGGTCCATTTATATTCAATTAATAATCTAtatttatctatatatatatatctatatctatatctatatctatatctatatctatatctatatctatatctatatactatattaaaaacacgaaggcccttagcaaaatatcgttcgtctttttatccttttaaaatagggcttacactagacaaaatagtcatttaattattttcctaatattttgcattttgaaTTCAACTAAAATTCTGCtaattaaatctttccttattgaatatgtcctaatatttagaaatttaaaattagttaagattttattttatataaattaattttttatttgaattatgtaacataatttaaattctttTCATGTTACTAATTTTCCAAAATCTTTTGAGGCTAATTAGGTTTTACAAAAAGGACATCGTGAGAAGTAACAATCCTCATaagatgaaaatttgaaaatttccaTCAAAACGGctgcaaaataatttatttatatttattaattattttcaaaagacGAGTGAGATAACTTAAACTCAAATGACTATACATTAATAAATTTGATTGATTAGTAGTACTATGTTGCAATTTGCAACTTCAGGATACAAAATATCTATTTTAATAAGAAGAACATCGGCGATGAAGAAAGTATTATTAAATTTagttatttatatttcataactTATTGAACTGCAAACATGATAGTATGAAGGTACGAAACAAAGCTGTGATGCCAAATAGAATGAtaagaaatattcagataatTGAGATTTTTGATGTAAAAGATAAAGAACATAATAATGTTATGCTAATTGAAGCTATTAATTGCAAGTTGCAACAATACCACGTGCATAGAATTAATCTTTCGAAAATTATTTATATCTTCATTTTATTTAAATTCTTACAAcacaataaatatataattttttctatTAACTAATCTACTATTTTATTGGTTCAAAAAGggaattaatttatattttaccaTAAACTGGTCTTGAGCGTAAGTAAGGAATTAAGTTtttttctttataactttttttataattaataaaGGTGATCAGGTTGGAAGATGTTTATGCAGAGGATTTAGACGAAGTTGGAAAAGGTGGCGCATTAAATTTAAAATGAAGAGATAGAAGGATCAAACATATCAAGAAGATTAACCAAAAAATAAGGTGACAATGAAGACCGAATCACTTTTAAAAAATCAGAATTGAAAAGGATCACTGCAATAGTATTGTCTACATAGGAAGCTTCaactaatttgttttttttttttcctaaattacaattttattttaaacaagGAGTAACTTATGATGCACAATATTTGATATTTAGTTCATAATTTTTACTCgatctatatttatttttttgctcAAATTCTACCCCAAGGATTGTTTTAAGAAGAATAAAAtctattaataattttttattaacgTAATAAATACGTGCAATGCACGTACATCACAattagttatattaaaagcacaaaaaCCTTTACCGGAATGTTATTtgccttttttattcttttaaaataGAATTCATATTAAACACAatagttatttattatttttcaaatattttagactttaaaatcaacaaattttttgactttattaaaattttcCTTGCTTGAACTATGTAGTGTTTCTTCATTAGTTTAGTTTTGTTTTTTGGCCTAATTTGATGttatcctcttttttttttccaattaagttctcacattttaaaatctgttttctAAAACAATTGTTATTAGAGTTTTAGATTCTTCATCAGCAACCGCGCCCCGCGCCCCTTTCCATTTCATCCCTTCTTTAATTAAAAGTTTATATTCTTTTCTATTTTATGTATACTAAAAAAACTAGCAATTTCTTGCgtgctattttttttttagagagtttttaacaaggcacattatctatggacatccaagggggagtgttatgatgaatatcacattatggtggatgtctactcttcttccatgatcttcatctaaaatgcttaatgacatattcaatgacataatttgtatgttcaatgacatattccatgacatattttcttcactttttatgcctatataaaggccttgtaatagataggaaaaaacacacaattgaagaagaaataagaatttctcttcctctctttctctctatatctcttagtttgtttttgcttgttctatattgttattttgggttatattttataacacgttatcagcacgaagctctaattttattcttaactccaactaagttgagccatattttattgaggtatgtatcattataatcattttatttatgacagtACATATATCATATGCTTAATTCTTACAACCTAAATTTTTCTTTGCAATTTTTGATAATTTACATCAttcatgttgttgttgttccctttttcatatttttgtttatcaTGTTGTTTTTCACACCTGACACAATACCATTAAAAAAAATGTATGCATATGTATGTAGTGTATACATTATCTAGTCACTGCAACTAATAAAACGTtaaattctatatatatatatatatcaataatataaagtgaaatgaaataatATATAGTTTCTATTTTATGGcatgaataaaatgaaatagtagattgctAACATGATATAactttattttcatttcttttaccttaatcgatttgtttcattaattgtttattattataattatttctctaacttattcatcttttatgatagttttcactatgtcaaatttatcaaaacttgaatttgtggcacttgacatcaccgggaagaactatttatcatgggtccttgatgctgaaattcaccttgacgctaaaggtcttggaaatacgattatacaaggaaatgaagcatcaaatcaggataaagcgaaggccatgattttccttcgccaTCAtttacatgaagggttaaaaactgaatatttaacagtaaaagatccacttgaattatggattaatttgaaggatcgatataaccacctaaaacttacggtattaccgaaagctcggtatgagtggatacatttaaggttgcaagactttaaaactgtaagtgagtataattctgctatctttaaagtaagttctctattaaaattatgtggagacactatcacagatgatgacttattggaaaaaacattttctacttttcacgcttcaaatgtggtgctacaacaacaataccgtgaaaaaggttttaagaaatattctgagttaatcacatgcctacttgtgacTGAGCAGAATAATaatctattaatgaaaaatcatgaagcccgtcccactgggtcagctccatttccggaagtgaatgctgtagcaacatatgataagtttgaaagaaaacaaaataattaccgtggtcgtggacatggtcgtaaacgtggacgtagcagggggcgaaacaattatcgtcattatggtggaaataaattggagaacaataagggttctcatattaatcattcaaaaggtaaagctagtatgtgtcaccgatgtggtatgagaggtcattgggcacgcatttgtcgtacgccagaacattttgtcaaactttatcaagcctccctcaagaaaaaagaaaataatgtggaggcacacttgacctttcaaaataataatgatgaagcaggtccctcaaataaatatgattctaaggcacatccTGCATATAAAGATGGTGATTTTGAAGacctaacaaatattactcatttagaagttggagacttctttggggatattgactgaagaatgAATCATCTTACTGGGAATGAAGTtataaaagttgttatgtttatatttgcaactagtttattttttcgtgagtgtattttcctaatgcatcatgtgttactagtttttatatttctaatgtatttcttaatgttttttttgcttgtctttcatatttcttatgatgtattatttgtcttttttttatgaagaatatgaaaattccacAGTCTTCAGTtagactcaagattaataaagatgatatatatcttctggatagtgctacaacacacactattttaaaagataagagatatttctcttatttggtaatgaaagaagcgaatgttaatacaatatccggtagtacaagattaattgaaggttctggaagagccaatttattactaccaggaggaacaaatttggctattgatgaagcactatattgtagtaaatctcaaagaaacttattaagtttcaaagatattcgccaaaatgactatcatattgagactacaaatgatgaaaagattgaatatctttatattactacaataacgtccggtaagaaatatgtgcttgaaatgttacccgctttttcctccggcttatactacacaagtattagcaggattgaaacacatgccgtagtaaataagaagtttactaatcaagataattttattatttggcatgaccggttgggctatcctggttctaatatgatgcgtaaaataattgagaattcacatggacatgcaatgaagaatcagaaaattcttcaatttaaggaattctcttgtgctgcatgttctcaaggaaaattaattattagaccatcaactattaaagttaggatggaatcccctgcatttctggaacatatacaaggtgatatatgtggggccattcaccctccatgtggaccattcaaatattatatggttttgatagatgcatctacaaggtggtcacatgtgtgcttactatcaacttgCAATAtgacatttgcgagattgttggctcaaataataaagctaagagcacaatttccagattatgcaattaagacaatccgtcttgataatgctggtgagtttacatcccaagcctttaatgattattgtatttcaactgggataacaattgagcatccggttgctcatgttcatacacaaaatggtctagcagaatcattgatcaaacgcctccaattaattgctagaccaatgcttatgagaacaaaacttcccatttcagtatggggtcatgctattttgcacgcagcatcacttgtgcggataaggcccacaagttatcataaagtctcccattgcaattggcttttggtcaggagccaaatatttcccatcttaggatctttggttgtgcgatatatgttccaattgctccaccacaacgcacaaagatgggtcctcaaagaaggttggggatatatgttggatatgaatctccttcaattataaaatatctagagccgatgactggagatttatttaaggcaagattttctgattgtcattttgatgaatcagtatatccaacattagggggagaaaataagcaactAAAAAAGAATATAGATTGGAATacattatcactgtctcatttagatcctcgaacaaatcaatgtgaacaagaggttcaaaagattattcatttgcaaaatattgcaaatcaattgccagatgcattcactgacctaccaagggtgaccaagtcacatattccagctgctaatgcaccaattcgagttgatatcccggcaggacaattaattaaagcaaatgagtctaagccatgcttgaaacgtggtagatcaatcggttctaaagataaaaatcctcgaagaagaaaaggagcaaatgatcaaagtgaacataacacggaggtagtggctcaagaagagccccaagacgtaacaaatgataagaccttaggagAGGTCCAAGTaccagaaaataataaaaataaagagatatcaataagttacgtctcaaccgggaaaagatggaaccgaaataatgttgttatcgataacatttttgcttataatgttgctgttgaaataatgcaataagatgaggatcttgaaccaaaatctgtcaatgaatgtagacagagaaatgattggccaaaatggaaagacgctatccaaagagagttaacttcacttggaaaacgtgaagtcttcggacccatagttcgaacacctgaaggcataaagccagtagggtataaatggatttttgtgcggaaacgaaatgataaaaatgaagtcgttagatataaagcacgacttatggcacaagggttttcccaaaggcctggaattgattatatggagacatattctcttGTAGTGGATGttatcaccttcaggtatctcataaatatggcagtgcaagaaaaacttgatatgtatctaatggatgttgttacagcctatttgtatggatcattagacaacgacatttttatgaaagtacctgagggatttaaagtgccagaagcatataaaagttttcgagaaacttgttcaataaagcttcataaatctttatacggattgaaacaatcaggtcgtatgtggtacaatcgcctgagtgaatacctgttgaaagaagggtacaagaatgatccaatttgtccttgtatctttataaaaaaggtctggatctgaatttgttataatcgctgtgtatgttgatgatttaaatatcattggaactcctgaggagcttccaaaaacagtagactgtttgaagaaagaatttgaaatgaaagatcttggaaagacaaaattttgtcttggtctacaaattgagtatatgaaagatagaatatttgtccatcaatcaacatataccgaaaagattttaaagcgattctatatggataaagcacatccattaagtaccccgatggttgtgagatcacttgatataaagaaagatccattccgacctcatgaaaatgatgaagagcttcttggtgccgaagtaccatatcttagtgcaattggggcattaatgtatcttgccaataattcccgaccagatatagctttctcagtaagtttattggcaagatttagtacttcgccaacacaaagacactggaatggtattaaacatatattcagatacctccaagggaccattgatatgggtttattttattcaaacgaatccaagccatcattgattggttatgcagatgcaggatatttgtctgatccacacaaaggtcgatctcagagacaggctatttatttacaagtggaggtacaaccatatcatggcgttcgacaaaacaaactatggttgctacttcttcaaatcatgcagagataatagtcattcacgaagcaagtcgagaatgcgtttggttaagatctataactcaacacattcaccAAACATGTGGtttttcttcgaaagagaatattccaacaatattgtatgaagacaatgctgcatgcatagctcaattgaaaggaggatatatcaaaggagatagaacaaaacacatttcaccaaaattctttttcactcatgatcttcagaagaatggtgatatagatgtacaacaagttagttcaagtgataatttggctgatctgttcactaaggcattaccaacctcaatatttgaaaagctgatatataagattggaatgcgtcgtcttcgagacattaagtgatttttcatcagggggagtaactatacgctgcactcttttccttaaccaaggttttgtcccactgggttttcctagtaaggtttttaatgaggcagcaagcaatgcatatCATAAATAATTATGTACATGCCAATATTTTTTTTAGAGAGTTTTTAacaaggcacattatctatggacatccaagggggagtgttatgatgaATATCACATTATgatggatgtctactcttcttccatgatcttcatctaaaatgcttaatgacatattcaatgacataatttgtatgttcaatgacatattccatgacatattttcttcactttttatgcatatataaaggccttgtaatagataggaaaaaacacacaattgaagaagaaataagaatctctcttcctctctatatctcttagtttgtttttgcttgttctatattgttattttgggttatattttataacagTTTACATGTAGTACAACTTTATGTCATACACACACCTAATAAGTAACAGTATTTGCAAAGCAAAAAAAAAGTATTTGAATTAAAAATCATATTGAACTAACTTATTTTATTATCACTGTTACATATTGATCCAATCATTAAATTTCAAACATGAGATCATTAAATTAGTAACACCATCAATcataatatattttaaattcaaatgtttagctaattttattttataactccaaataaaattttcaagaatatgcacacaattaatttattattttcttaggTGTCTTTGGTTGAACTGCCAAGCTTTTCTCTTTCATATTATTAGTAATATCTACAATCCATAAACATTGAATTATTCTGCAACACATGGTTTCTTCCT contains:
- the LOC142174790 gene encoding uncharacterized protein LOC142174790, with translation MSNLSKLEFVALDITGKNYLSWVLDAEIHLDAKGLGNTIIQGNEASNQDKAKAMIFLRHHLHEGLKTEYLTVKDPLELWINLKDRYNHLKLTVLPKARYEWIHLRLQDFKTVSEYNSAIFKVSSLLKLCGDTITDDDLLEKTFSTFHASNVVLQQQYREKGFKKYSELITCLLVTEQNNNLLMKNHEARPTGSAPFPEVNAVATYDKFERKQNNYRGRGHGRKRGRSRGRNNYRHYGGNKLENNKGSHINHSKGKASMCHRCGMRGHWARICRTPEHFVKLYQASLKKKENNVEAHLTFQNNNDEAGPSNKYDSKAHPAYKDGDFEDLTNITHLEVGDFFGDID